Proteins from one Amycolatopsis benzoatilytica AK 16/65 genomic window:
- a CDS encoding HAD family hydrolase has protein sequence MTGPSSSDGLAAVLWDMDGTLVDSEKLWDVALYEAAEALGGTLSEEIRMTLVGSNMDATATVLLEQTGRVVTPEAVAETGEWIRRRTAGLFDDALPWRPGAREALAAVRAAGLKSALVTSTERALTELALDTIGREFFDVTVCGDEVGGENKPLPRPYLKAASLLGVSSSRCVAVEDSPPGAESAERAGCTVLVVPNDVAVPDGPRRVFRSSLAGVDVPALHALLHSV, from the coding sequence GTGACTGGACCGTCCTCTTCGGACGGATTGGCGGCCGTCCTCTGGGACATGGACGGCACCCTCGTCGATTCCGAGAAACTGTGGGACGTCGCGCTGTACGAGGCCGCCGAGGCGCTCGGCGGGACGCTGTCCGAGGAAATCCGGATGACGCTCGTCGGGTCGAACATGGATGCCACCGCGACCGTCCTGCTGGAACAAACCGGACGCGTGGTGACGCCGGAGGCGGTCGCGGAGACCGGCGAGTGGATCCGCCGGCGCACCGCCGGGCTGTTCGACGACGCGCTGCCGTGGCGGCCCGGCGCCCGCGAAGCGCTGGCCGCGGTGCGCGCGGCGGGCCTGAAGTCCGCGCTGGTCACGTCCACCGAACGGGCGCTGACCGAACTCGCGCTCGACACGATCGGGCGGGAATTCTTCGACGTGACGGTGTGCGGCGACGAGGTCGGCGGCGAGAACAAACCGCTCCCGCGGCCGTACCTGAAGGCCGCTTCGCTGCTGGGCGTCTCCTCGTCGCGGTGCGTCGCGGTGGAGGACTCGCCACCGGGCGCGGAATCGGCCGAACGCGCTGGTTGCACGGTTCTCGTGGTCCCCAACGACGTGGCCGTCCCGGACGGTCCGCGGCGCGTCTTCCGCTCGTCGCTGGCCGGCGTCGACGTGCCCGCGCTGCACGCGCTGCTGCACTCGGTGTGA
- the hisG gene encoding ATP phosphoribosyltransferase, which produces MLRVAVPNKGALAAASAEMLSEAGYRKRHDGKDLTVLDPVNEVEFFFLRPKDIAIYVGSGELDLGITGRDLALDSGAAVSELLGLGFGASTFRYAAPAGKEWKPADLHGKRLATSYPRLVRDDLAQHGVEAEVIRLDGAVEISIQLGVADAIADVVESGRSLRQHNLVAFGDPICVSEAVLLERAGSESSKAKSQLAARLQGVVFAQHYMMLDYDCPREILEKAISITPGLESPTVAPLADDKWVAVRAMVPRKEVNRIMDELAETGAKAVLASDIRSCRL; this is translated from the coding sequence ATGCTGCGTGTCGCCGTGCCGAACAAGGGAGCCCTCGCCGCCGCCTCGGCGGAGATGCTTTCCGAGGCGGGCTACCGCAAGCGACATGACGGCAAGGACCTGACCGTGCTCGACCCGGTCAACGAGGTCGAGTTCTTCTTCCTGCGGCCCAAGGACATCGCGATCTACGTCGGGTCCGGCGAGCTGGACCTCGGGATCACCGGGCGCGACCTCGCGCTCGACTCGGGCGCCGCGGTGTCGGAACTGCTCGGGCTCGGGTTCGGCGCGTCCACGTTCCGCTACGCGGCCCCGGCGGGCAAGGAGTGGAAGCCGGCCGACCTGCACGGCAAGCGGCTGGCCACCTCCTACCCGCGGCTGGTCCGGGACGACCTGGCGCAGCACGGAGTCGAGGCGGAGGTGATCCGCCTCGACGGCGCGGTGGAGATCTCGATCCAGCTCGGCGTCGCGGACGCGATCGCGGACGTAGTCGAGTCCGGCCGGTCGCTGCGGCAGCACAACCTGGTCGCGTTCGGCGACCCGATCTGCGTGTCCGAGGCGGTCCTGCTGGAGCGCGCCGGCAGCGAGTCTTCGAAAGCCAAGTCGCAGCTGGCGGCGCGGCTGCAGGGCGTGGTGTTCGCGCAGCACTACATGATGCTGGACTACGACTGCCCGCGAGAGATCCTGGAGAAGGCCATCTCGATCACGCCGGGACTGGAGTCGCCGACGGTCGCGCCGCTGGCCGACGACAAGTGGGTCGCGGTCCGAGCGATGGTGCCGCGCAAGGAAGTCAACCGGATCATGGACGAGCTGGCCGAAACCGGCGCCAAGGCGGTGCTGGCTTCAGACATCCGCTCCTGCCGGTTGTAA
- a CDS encoding metallophosphoesterase family protein, with amino-acid sequence MPSLFATSDLHVTHQGNGPLVDEIRPDDPSDWLLVAGDVAESAKAIRETLAVLRERFAKVVWVPGNHELWTTPKDECQLRGQARYEFLVGQCREIDVLTPEDEFPVWDFGPEPLTIAPLFVFYDYSWRTPATEGKTREEALAHARDVGVVCTDEYFLHPDPHPSRAAWCEQRLKVSRDRLDSIPADRRTVLMSHWPLHRHPTNPLHYPDFALWCGTTETEDWHLRYRAELMVYGHLHIPRSTSADGVRFEEVSLGYPREWRKRARGAVPVRKLLTAP; translated from the coding sequence GTGCCGTCTCTCTTTGCCACAAGCGACCTCCACGTGACCCACCAGGGCAACGGCCCGCTGGTAGACGAGATCCGTCCGGACGACCCGTCCGACTGGCTGCTGGTCGCCGGCGACGTCGCGGAATCCGCCAAGGCGATCCGGGAAACCCTCGCCGTGCTGCGCGAGCGGTTCGCGAAAGTGGTCTGGGTGCCGGGCAACCACGAGCTGTGGACCACGCCCAAGGACGAATGCCAGCTGCGCGGCCAGGCCCGCTATGAGTTCCTCGTCGGGCAGTGCCGGGAGATCGACGTGCTGACTCCGGAGGACGAGTTCCCGGTGTGGGACTTCGGCCCGGAGCCGCTGACGATCGCACCGCTGTTCGTGTTCTACGACTACAGCTGGCGCACTCCGGCGACCGAGGGCAAGACCCGCGAAGAAGCGCTCGCGCACGCCCGCGACGTCGGCGTGGTGTGCACCGACGAGTACTTCCTGCACCCGGACCCGCATCCGTCCCGTGCGGCCTGGTGCGAGCAGCGGCTGAAGGTCAGCCGCGACCGGCTGGACTCGATCCCGGCGGACCGGCGCACGGTCCTGATGTCGCACTGGCCGCTGCACCGACACCCGACGAACCCGCTGCACTACCCGGATTTCGCGCTGTGGTGCGGCACCACCGAGACCGAGGACTGGCACCTGCGCTACCGCGCTGAGCTGATGGTCTACGGCCACCTGCACATCCCGCGCAGCACGTCGGCCGACGGCGTGCGGTTCGAGGAGGTTTCGCTCGGCTACCCGCGCGAATGGCGCAAGCGCGCCCGCGGCGCGGTCCCGGTCCGGAAACTCCTGACCGCGCCCTGA
- a CDS encoding PAC2 family protein has protein sequence MSEPVDDTPRPGDPEREPTDAQRPIMVVAFEGWNDAGDAASQAVEHLQLTWDASPLAELEPDEYYDFQVSRPTVKLVDGVTRRVEWPTTRLSVCRPEGFDRDVVLVQGPEPNMRWRKFCAELVEHVQELDVSMVVALGALLADTAHTRPVPVTGTAYDKDTASKYRLELNNYQGPTGIVGILQDYCVQVGIPAVSIWAAVPHYVSHPPSPKATLALLHKLEDVLDVEIPLGALPEQAEEWQRTVSEMADEDEEISEYVRSLEERGDAETDVTMEEVSGDKIAAEFERYLRRRRPGQDGGGFGLR, from the coding sequence GTGAGTGAGCCCGTCGACGACACCCCGCGGCCCGGCGACCCGGAACGCGAACCCACCGATGCCCAACGTCCGATCATGGTCGTGGCCTTCGAAGGCTGGAACGACGCCGGGGACGCGGCAAGCCAGGCGGTGGAGCACTTGCAGCTCACCTGGGACGCTTCCCCGCTCGCCGAACTCGAGCCGGACGAGTACTACGACTTCCAGGTCAGCCGCCCCACCGTGAAGCTGGTGGACGGCGTCACGCGGCGGGTCGAATGGCCCACCACCCGGCTGTCGGTGTGCCGGCCCGAGGGGTTCGACCGGGACGTGGTGCTGGTGCAGGGCCCGGAGCCGAACATGCGCTGGCGGAAGTTCTGCGCGGAGCTCGTGGAGCACGTGCAGGAACTGGACGTGTCGATGGTCGTCGCGCTCGGCGCGCTGCTCGCCGACACCGCGCACACCCGGCCGGTCCCGGTCACCGGGACGGCCTACGACAAGGACACCGCGAGCAAGTACCGGCTCGAACTGAACAACTACCAGGGCCCCACCGGCATCGTCGGGATCCTCCAGGACTACTGCGTGCAGGTCGGCATCCCGGCGGTGTCGATCTGGGCCGCCGTGCCGCACTACGTGTCGCACCCGCCGTCGCCCAAGGCCACCCTCGCGCTGCTGCACAAGCTGGAGGACGTCCTCGACGTCGAGATCCCGCTCGGCGCGCTGCCGGAACAGGCCGAGGAGTGGCAGCGGACGGTCAGCGAGATGGCCGACGAAGACGAGGAAATCAGCGAGTACGTGCGCAGTCTCGAGGAACGCGGCGACGCGGAGACCGACGTGACGATGGAAGAGGTCTCCGGCGACAAGATCGCCGCGGAGTTCGAGCGGTACCTGCGGAGGCGCCGGCCCGGCCAGGACGGCGGCGGGTTCGGCCTGCGCTGA
- a CDS encoding phosphoribosyl-ATP diphosphatase has product MKTFDELFAELAERARTRPDGSGTVAALDAGVHAQGKKVLEEAGEVWIAAEHESDDRLSEEISQLLYRVQVLMLGRGISTEDVYRYL; this is encoded by the coding sequence GTGAAGACCTTCGATGAGCTGTTCGCGGAGCTTGCCGAGCGCGCGCGTACCCGTCCGGACGGGTCCGGCACCGTCGCTGCCCTGGACGCCGGGGTCCATGCGCAGGGCAAGAAGGTGCTCGAAGAAGCCGGCGAGGTGTGGATCGCGGCCGAGCACGAGTCCGACGACCGGCTGTCGGAAGAAATCTCGCAACTGCTGTACCGCGTCCAGGTGCTCATGCTCGGCCGGGGAATCTCGACCGAGGACGTCTACCGCTACCTGTGA